A window of the Helianthus annuus cultivar XRQ/B chromosome 4, HanXRQr2.0-SUNRISE, whole genome shotgun sequence genome harbors these coding sequences:
- the LOC110883102 gene encoding uncharacterized protein LOC110883102, with the protein MAYHFFSLLSNRSSLWTSWVKLHRLKGRSLWDIPVQASASWGWKKLLRCRLLFRDYFWSKIGNGQNTFVWFDKWCDDCPLGNVVTPRQMSRYGYNVKSKIADVIEHGVWAWPDEWRTTYPMLFQLHSCHLSNAKDQVLWRNFEGKLVPFTSKEVWDTIRIREHQRDWSNIIWSSFSIPKHAFTCWLIFKRKLWTQDRILRWNHRVTGSMNQMCCLLCYADLETHDHLFFQCSYSTTVWNIVRDKVGMNSIQQRWEDIARWFVPRAKSRAVYAIASKLVVAASAYVIWSERNARYFSNRLRPPEKISDIILSTVRDKLLSFKYKNSNNVRQFLEEWKMDGADYYEEA; encoded by the coding sequence ATGGCTTATCATTTTTTCAGCCTTCTTTCGAATAGGAGTTCGTTATGGACTTCATGGGTCAAGCTTCACAGGCTCAAGGGTCGAAGTCTATGGGATATTCCGGTTCAAGCCAGTGCATCGTGGGGATGGAAAAAATTATTAAGATGCAGGTTGCTGTTTAGGGATTACTTTTGGAGTAAAATAGGCAATGGTCAAAATACGTTCGTTTGGTTTGATAAATGGTGTGATGATTGCCCGTTAGGGAATGTGGTTACTCCTCGACAAATGTCGAGATATGGGTATAATGTGAAGTCCAAAATAGCTGATGTTATTGAGCATGGGGTTTGGGCGTGGCCGGATGAATGGAGAACAACATATCCGATGCTATTTCAGCTTCATTCTTGTCATCTTTCCAATGCAAAAGATCAGGTTTTGTGGAGAAATTTTGAAGGAAAATTAGTTCCGTTTACTTCTAAGGAGGTGTGGGATACCATTCGGATTCGAGAGCATCAACGTGATTGGTCCAACATTATTTGGTCGTCATTCAGCATCCCTAAACACGCCTTCACTTGTTGGCTGATTTTCAAGAGGAAGCTATGGACTCAAGATCGCATTCTTCGGTGGAATCACAGAGTTACTGGCTCCATGAATCAGATGTGTTGTTTACTATGTTATGCAGATCTAGAGACACATGACCACTTGTTTTTTCAATGCTCTTATTCTACAACGGTGTGGAATATTGTTCGTGACAAAGTGGGTATGAACTCGATTCAGCAGAGATGGGAAGACATAGCAAGGTGGTTTGTTCCGAGAGCAAAATCCAGAGCTGTTTATGCGATTGCTAGTAAGTTAGTTGTCGCTGCATCGGCTTATGTGATTTGGAGTGAAAGAAATGCTAGATACTTTAGTAATCGATTGAGGCCTCCTGAAAAGATATCAGACATTATTCTTAGCACGGTCCGAGACAAATTATTATCGTTTAAATACAAAAATTCTAATAATGTGAGGCAATTTTTGGAAGAGTGGAAGATGGATGGGGCAGACTATTATGAAGAAGCCTGA